In bacterium, a genomic segment contains:
- a CDS encoding Zn-dependent hydrolase — MPKPTIRPDRLRARLEMLAAQGGEASEGDAFGGDVRGVSRFPFSAAHAQAVRVVAAWMEEAGLSAGCDEFGNLIGTCPGSGDGPAIILGSHLDTVPCGGIFDGALGVVAGVEVAAALHESGRGLHHPLAVVGFADEEGHQFGVGTLASRCVTGRIPRERFASLRGRDGRTLAESLAAFAPGLPRCAFPERAAAYLELHIEQGPVLARSGRRVAVVSTITGIARTVVVLEGESNHAGTTPMVDRRDALVGAAEMVLAVHALARAAGAPAVGTVGALSVSPGASNVVPGRAELSIEFRTTDGIQLRGLCAGIETEARQVAQNRGLSCHVADWDLRDPVPMDEGVQRAIKQAIQDAGCEPFALPSGAGHDAMVLAPHVPSGMIFVPSAGGISHSPREWTEWEDAALGAEVLLRAVLRLDEGGPFD; from the coding sequence ATGCCGAAACCGACGATTCGACCCGACCGCTTGAGGGCGCGCCTCGAGATGCTGGCCGCGCAGGGCGGCGAAGCATCCGAAGGCGACGCATTCGGTGGTGACGTCCGGGGCGTCAGCCGGTTTCCCTTCTCCGCAGCCCACGCTCAGGCGGTCCGCGTTGTCGCGGCATGGATGGAAGAGGCCGGTCTCTCCGCGGGCTGCGATGAGTTCGGCAACCTGATCGGCACTTGCCCGGGTTCCGGGGACGGGCCTGCCATAATCCTTGGGTCGCACCTCGACACGGTTCCCTGCGGCGGCATCTTCGACGGCGCGCTCGGCGTCGTGGCCGGGGTCGAGGTGGCGGCGGCGCTGCACGAGTCAGGCCGCGGCCTGCATCACCCGCTGGCAGTTGTGGGGTTTGCCGACGAGGAAGGCCATCAGTTCGGGGTAGGCACGCTGGCGTCCCGGTGCGTGACCGGGAGGATCCCCAGGGAGAGATTTGCCTCACTGCGGGGGCGCGACGGTCGTACCCTGGCCGAGTCGCTGGCGGCGTTCGCGCCCGGCCTTCCTCGTTGCGCCTTTCCAGAGCGCGCCGCGGCATACCTGGAACTGCACATCGAGCAGGGTCCTGTTCTGGCGCGGTCCGGCCGCCGTGTCGCGGTGGTGAGCACGATTACCGGGATCGCCCGGACCGTGGTCGTCCTGGAAGGTGAGTCCAACCACGCGGGCACGACCCCGATGGTGGATCGCCGCGATGCGCTGGTGGGCGCGGCTGAGATGGTTCTCGCGGTACACGCCCTGGCCCGGGCTGCGGGCGCGCCTGCCGTGGGAACCGTCGGCGCGCTGTCCGTGTCACCCGGGGCCTCCAACGTGGTGCCCGGTCGTGCGGAGCTCAGCATCGAGTTCCGGACGACCGACGGCATCCAGTTGCGCGGCCTGTGCGCCGGCATTGAGACGGAGGCCCGGCAGGTAGCGCAGAACCGCGGCCTGAGCTGCCATGTTGCAGATTGGGATCTGCGCGATCCCGTGCCGATGGATGAGGGCGTGCAACGGGCGATCAAACAGGCGATTCAGGACGCCGGATGCGAGCCGTTTGCGTTGCCCAGTGGTGCCGGTCACGACGCAATGGTCCTGGCCCCACACGTGCCCTCCGGCATGATCTTCGTGCCCAGTGCCGGCGGGATCAGCCACTCGCCGCGCGAGTGGACCGAGTGGGAGGACGCGGCGCTGGGAGCCGAGGTGCTATTGCGCGCGGTACTGCGGCTGGATGAGGGCGGGCCATTTGACTGA
- a CDS encoding ABC transporter substrate-binding protein produces the protein MRISMIVLLMAVVAAGSTVAAAPPEPQRGGSAVVAIGGDPETLNLGITTGYAVGAVAASIFSGLVWIDARGEIQPGLATSWTVSSDGLSYAFELRRGVKWHDGRAFTAQDVKFTMEQVTGLYHGRFRPAFLNFEAITVMSPQSLKITLKRPYAPLLRLLTVFDCPILPRHVYQGEDITRHSRNNDPVGTGPFKFREWVRGDRLVLERNDAYWDPVYLDRLIFRIIPGAALRVTALEVGEVDMVADFYLPKTDVDRLKRNPNVRLRLGQPIPSMGFMFINARRAPLDNPKVRRALALAINRVQIVTQAMGNLARPARGPFGDGFKWAFSPESDYNRLYPYNVERANALLDEAGLPRGAGGERPVRLRMVYDAARAPIAATAAIIRDNLRAVGITVDLQPMDRAVMIERIYTRPDYELTVQTFTSGGDPAIGYHRIYASAAPGTPFVNATGYSSQEVDSLLNRAAEVPERAARGKIYAQASKILAADVPTLMLFDEIGVDATRATLRGVWIGAEARDRWDAVWVQK, from the coding sequence ATGCGGATCAGCATGATTGTTCTGCTGATGGCTGTGGTTGCCGCCGGGAGTACCGTTGCCGCTGCCCCACCGGAGCCCCAGCGTGGTGGTTCGGCCGTTGTCGCCATAGGCGGCGACCCGGAAACCCTCAACCTGGGCATCACAACGGGCTACGCCGTCGGCGCGGTGGCCGCGAGCATCTTCAGCGGCCTGGTCTGGATAGACGCGCGCGGCGAGATCCAGCCGGGGTTGGCCACATCGTGGACGGTGTCGTCCGATGGGCTGAGCTACGCCTTCGAGCTGCGCCGCGGGGTAAAGTGGCATGACGGACGGGCCTTCACCGCGCAGGACGTCAAGTTCACGATGGAGCAGGTGACGGGCCTCTACCACGGCCGGTTCCGGCCGGCCTTCCTGAACTTCGAGGCCATTACGGTGATGTCGCCCCAGTCGCTCAAGATCACGCTGAAGCGTCCGTACGCGCCGCTCCTGCGGCTGCTGACGGTCTTCGATTGTCCCATCCTGCCGCGGCACGTCTACCAGGGCGAGGACATCACCCGGCATTCCCGCAACAACGACCCGGTGGGCACCGGTCCGTTCAAGTTCCGCGAATGGGTGCGCGGTGATCGGCTGGTGCTGGAGCGCAACGATGCCTACTGGGACCCTGTCTACCTGGATCGCCTGATCTTCCGGATCATTCCCGGCGCCGCCCTGCGCGTGACCGCGCTGGAAGTGGGCGAGGTGGACATGGTCGCGGACTTCTACCTGCCCAAGACCGACGTTGACCGCCTCAAGCGCAACCCCAATGTCCGGCTGCGGCTGGGCCAGCCCATACCCTCGATGGGGTTCATGTTCATCAACGCGCGCCGCGCTCCTCTGGACAACCCCAAGGTGCGCAGGGCCCTGGCCCTGGCCATCAACCGAGTGCAGATCGTCACGCAGGCGATGGGTAACCTCGCGAGGCCGGCCCGCGGACCGTTCGGCGATGGATTCAAGTGGGCGTTCTCGCCCGAATCCGATTACAACCGGCTCTACCCCTACAACGTCGAACGGGCCAACGCTCTGCTGGATGAGGCCGGCCTCCCCAGGGGCGCCGGCGGCGAGCGGCCCGTGCGCCTGCGCATGGTGTACGACGCGGCCCGCGCACCGATTGCGGCGACGGCAGCGATCATACGTGACAACCTGCGCGCGGTCGGCATCACCGTGGATCTGCAGCCGATGGACCGCGCCGTCATGATCGAGCGCATCTACACCCGGCCCGACTACGAGCTGACCGTGCAGACCTTTACAAGCGGCGGGGATCCGGCGATCGGGTACCATCGCATCTACGCATCCGCGGCGCCGGGCACCCCGTTCGTCAACGCCACGGGGTACTCGAGCCAGGAGGTGGATTCGCTGCTCAACCGCGCCGCGGAGGTGCCTGAGCGGGCTGCCCGGGGCAAGATCTACGCCCAGGCATCGAAGATCCTGGCGGCGGATGTGCCGACGCTGATGCTGTTTGACGAGATAGGTGTGGATGCCACACGCGCAACGCTGCGGGGTGTGTGGATCGGTGCGGAGGCCCGCGACCGCTGGGACGCGGTGTGGGTCCAGAAGTAG
- a CDS encoding ABC transporter permease — MTAGSTPLWRYAAGRLVQAVPLLLGVVVVNFLLISLAPGDPVATLLGEYPAPPEYIAQLRREFGLDQPAPMRLALYAWNVVRGELGFSFAYRLPVATLVAGRLGNTFLLMVTALSLAALVGVGLGVTAARRRGSGLDTAATGISLAGYSIPDFWLAQLLVLFFAVFLGWLPAQGIRSVREEYTGLAAVLDTARHLILPAAALSFRYMALISRLTRASMLEAMSQDFILAARARGLPERLVLLQHGLRNAALPIVTVIGYNFAFVLAGSALVETVFGWPGVGRLLYDAMLQRDTPVLLGVLLMVSATVVVVNLLTDLLYAALDPRVRY, encoded by the coding sequence GTGACGGCGGGTAGCACGCCGCTTTGGCGGTACGCGGCGGGACGGCTGGTGCAGGCCGTCCCGCTGCTGCTGGGTGTAGTTGTAGTTAACTTTCTTCTCATCTCGTTGGCTCCGGGCGATCCCGTGGCCACGCTCCTGGGCGAGTATCCCGCACCCCCGGAGTATATCGCGCAACTGCGCCGTGAGTTCGGCCTCGACCAGCCCGCGCCGATGCGGCTGGCGCTCTACGCCTGGAACGTGGTCCGCGGCGAGTTGGGGTTCTCCTTTGCCTACCGCCTGCCTGTCGCCACCCTGGTGGCCGGGCGCTTGGGGAACACGTTTCTTCTGATGGTGACGGCCCTATCGCTCGCGGCGCTGGTCGGGGTCGGACTAGGAGTCACCGCGGCCCGCCGCAGGGGCTCAGGACTGGACACCGCGGCCACCGGCATATCGCTGGCAGGGTACTCGATCCCCGACTTCTGGCTGGCACAGCTTCTGGTGTTGTTCTTTGCCGTGTTCCTGGGGTGGCTTCCGGCGCAGGGAATCCGCTCGGTCCGCGAGGAGTACACCGGCCTGGCCGCTGTCCTGGACACGGCGCGGCACCTGATACTGCCGGCGGCTGCGCTCTCATTCAGGTACATGGCGCTCATCTCCCGCCTGACCCGCGCCTCGATGCTGGAGGCGATGAGCCAGGACTTCATCCTGGCCGCGCGGGCCCGCGGCCTTCCGGAGCGCCTCGTGCTGCTCCAGCACGGCCTGCGGAACGCCGCGCTGCCGATTGTGACGGTGATCGGTTACAACTTCGCCTTTGTGCTGGCCGGATCGGCGCTGGTGGAAACCGTCTTCGGCTGGCCGGGCGTGGGACGGCTGCTGTACGATGCGATGCTGCAGCGTGACACGCCGGTGCTGTTGGGCGTGCTTCTAATGGTTTCCGCGACGGTCGTTGTCGTGAACCTGCTCACCGACCTTCTCTACGCGGCGCTGGATCCGCGTGTCAGGTACTGA
- a CDS encoding ABC transporter permease, translating into MVGGASTETPSAAGGREFWRRFRRSRAGVFGLSLVVLLVVVALAAPLLAPRDPQTTSLVTLNPPGIPGHPLGTDNLGRDILSGVLWGSRVSLTVGVCAAATAVLLGVLIGSLAGFYGGWADAVLGRVTELFQVIPRFVLALLVVALFGSGLWKLIAVIGILSWPQAARVVRGQVMALRGAAYVDAARVLGLRNARIIFSEILPNVLAPVVVIGSLDVAGAILLEASLGFFGLGDPNLVSWGMMLNNAQAHLRQAWWMSVFPGLAISLAVLGFNLMGDGLNDAADPRLGV; encoded by the coding sequence ATGGTTGGTGGTGCGAGCACAGAGACACCTTCCGCGGCCGGCGGGCGCGAGTTCTGGCGCCGCTTTCGCCGGAGCCGTGCAGGCGTCTTCGGCCTCAGCCTGGTCGTTCTCCTGGTTGTCGTCGCCCTGGCCGCGCCGCTGCTGGCGCCGCGCGACCCTCAGACCACCTCCCTGGTCACGCTCAACCCCCCTGGGATCCCCGGGCATCCGCTTGGAACGGACAACCTCGGCCGCGACATTCTCAGCGGGGTCCTCTGGGGAAGCCGCGTCTCGCTCACCGTCGGCGTCTGCGCCGCCGCCACCGCGGTGTTGCTCGGTGTACTCATCGGCTCCCTGGCCGGGTTCTACGGGGGGTGGGCGGACGCGGTCCTGGGCCGCGTCACCGAGCTGTTCCAGGTGATCCCGCGGTTCGTGCTCGCGCTGCTCGTGGTGGCACTATTCGGCAGCGGCCTGTGGAAGCTGATTGCCGTCATTGGCATTCTGTCCTGGCCGCAGGCCGCGCGGGTCGTGCGCGGCCAGGTCATGGCGCTGCGGGGCGCGGCCTACGTGGACGCCGCACGCGTGCTGGGGCTGCGCAACGCCCGCATAATCTTCTCGGAGATTCTTCCGAACGTGCTGGCTCCGGTGGTCGTGATCGGGTCCCTTGACGTCGCCGGCGCCATACTGCTGGAGGCGAGCCTGGGGTTCTTCGGCCTGGGGGATCCCAACCTCGTGTCGTGGGGAATGATGCTGAACAACGCGCAGGCCCACCTGCGCCAGGCCTGGTGGATGAGCGTATTCCCCGGACTGGCCATTTCGCTGGCGGTGCTGGGATTCAATCTGATGGGCGACGGCCTCAATGACGCTGCCGATCCCCGACTCGGTGTGTGA
- a CDS encoding transposase, with product MKLVANLKLVPDAAQSKALRDTLITANAACNAISKTAFETHTFGQFALHKPTYHETKRRFGLNAQMVVRCIAKVADAYKAGRQTLRRFRPDSAQPYDDRILRFCANDTVSIWVLGGRIKVPFRCGDHQRRLLEHRKGEVDLMRVNGVFYLACVCDVDDPALIETTDVLGVDLGVVNIAADSRGRTYSGKKTERIRKTFEHRRRNLQRKQTRSATRKLVKISGRQARFQKDTNHCISKAIVSEAQRSLSAIALEDLTGIRGRVQAPRPRRARLHNWPFAQLRAFLGYKAALKGLPVILVDPAYTSQTCPACGHFERGNRPTRSEFRCRSCGLAGPADTIAARNIRARALVNAPTVASVQWVA from the coding sequence ATGAAGCTGGTGGCCAACCTCAAACTGGTCCCGGATGCGGCCCAGTCGAAGGCGCTGCGGGATACGTTGATCACGGCCAACGCCGCCTGCAACGCGATTTCCAAGACCGCCTTTGAGACCCACACCTTCGGCCAATTCGCCTTGCACAAGCCGACGTATCACGAGACTAAACGACGGTTCGGCCTCAATGCCCAGATGGTTGTCCGGTGCATTGCGAAGGTCGCCGACGCCTACAAAGCCGGGCGCCAAACGCTTCGCCGATTCCGCCCCGATTCGGCCCAACCCTACGATGACCGGATTCTTCGCTTCTGCGCGAACGACACGGTCTCGATCTGGGTGCTCGGCGGTCGGATTAAGGTTCCGTTTCGCTGCGGCGACCACCAACGGCGCCTGTTGGAACACCGAAAAGGAGAAGTCGATCTGATGCGGGTGAACGGCGTGTTCTACCTCGCCTGCGTCTGTGACGTAGACGATCCTGCCTTGATCGAGACGACCGATGTGCTCGGTGTCGATCTGGGTGTGGTCAACATTGCCGCCGACTCTCGCGGTCGCACCTACAGCGGGAAGAAGACCGAACGAATCCGCAAGACGTTTGAACATCGGCGGCGCAACCTGCAACGCAAGCAGACGAGATCGGCAACCCGCAAGCTCGTCAAGATCTCCGGGCGGCAAGCCCGATTCCAGAAAGACACCAACCACTGCATTAGCAAAGCAATCGTGTCGGAGGCCCAACGCTCCCTGTCTGCGATTGCCCTGGAGGATCTCACGGGCATCCGTGGACGGGTTCAGGCCCCGCGGCCCCGGCGGGCACGATTGCACAACTGGCCGTTCGCCCAACTGCGGGCGTTCCTCGGCTACAAGGCGGCCCTGAAGGGCTTGCCCGTGATCCTGGTCGATCCCGCCTATACGAGCCAGACCTGTCCAGCGTGTGGGCACTTCGAACGAGGCAATCGGCCCACCCGAAGCGAGTTTCGCTGTCGGTCCTGCGGTCTCGCTGGACCCGCCGACACGATTGCGGCCCGAAACATCCGGGCCAGGGCGCTTGTCAACGCGCCGACGGTAGCGAGTGTCCAATGGGTTGCGTAG
- a CDS encoding ABC transporter ATP-binding protein, producing the protein MNGTEPLLLVEDLHTHILTTRGVVRAVDGISLSLPQGSAAGLVGESGSGKTMTGFSILRLFPTDAARVVRGRIELAGRDLLSLTDEEMRRVRGGDVAMIFQDPTTYLNPVMPIGQQVAEAYAVRHGWAQARQKAVEALGLVGLPDPGETYRRFPHELSGGMRQRAVIAMAIVCRPALLIADEPTTAVDVTIQAQILDVLQRLRQEMGMALLLITHDLGVVAEVCETVHVMYAGRIVESAPAEALFASPGHPYTQGLLAATLSIDEARPITRVMEGAVPDLACLPRGCRFHPRCPAVMDRCRIEDPPAFRLGPHHLAACWLQQGQGAL; encoded by the coding sequence ATGAACGGGACCGAGCCCCTGTTGCTGGTTGAAGACCTCCATACCCACATTCTGACGACGCGGGGCGTGGTGCGCGCGGTTGACGGCATCTCGCTCTCGCTTCCGCAGGGCTCCGCCGCGGGCCTGGTTGGCGAGTCCGGATCAGGCAAGACGATGACCGGATTCTCGATCCTCCGGCTGTTCCCCACGGATGCCGCCCGCGTCGTGCGCGGCCGGATCGAGCTTGCCGGGCGCGACCTGCTGTCCCTCACCGATGAGGAGATGCGCCGGGTGCGTGGCGGGGACGTGGCGATGATCTTCCAGGACCCAACGACCTACCTCAACCCGGTGATGCCCATTGGGCAGCAGGTGGCCGAAGCGTACGCGGTGCGCCACGGATGGGCGCAGGCGCGGCAGAAGGCGGTCGAGGCCTTGGGTCTGGTGGGCCTGCCGGATCCGGGCGAGACCTACCGCCGATTTCCGCACGAGCTTTCGGGAGGGATGCGCCAGCGCGCCGTTATCGCCATGGCGATCGTCTGCCGGCCTGCGCTGCTGATCGCCGATGAGCCAACGACCGCGGTGGATGTGACGATTCAGGCGCAGATCCTCGATGTGCTCCAGCGCCTCCGCCAGGAGATGGGAATGGCGCTGCTGCTGATCACCCACGATCTGGGGGTCGTGGCCGAGGTCTGCGAGACGGTCCACGTCATGTACGCCGGCCGAATCGTCGAGTCTGCCCCGGCGGAAGCGCTGTTCGCATCTCCGGGCCATCCCTACACCCAGGGCCTGCTGGCCGCCACGCTCAGTATTGACGAGGCCAGGCCCATCACTAGGGTGATGGAGGGTGCGGTCCCCGACCTGGCCTGCCTGCCGCGCGGGTGCCGGTTTCATCCCCGCTGTCCGGCCGTGATGGATCGCTGCCGGATCGAGGACCCGCCGGCCTTCCGCCTCGGCCCGCACCATCTCGCCGCATGCTGGCTTCAACAGGGACAGGGCGCGTTGTGA
- a CDS encoding ABC transporter ATP-binding protein, whose product MLASTGTGRVVILEARDLTKRFPWGRTFTGTRAWVRAVEGVSLSVAEGDTLALVGESGSGKTTTGRILAGLEAPTAGEVRYRGRALSALTGQAWREYRRGVQMVFQDSQASLNPRKTVAQILEVALAAHGVAAGARRDAAAQLLVEVGLEPPAVFLGRFPHQLSGGQRQRINVARSLAADPTVIIADEPVSALDLSVRAQILVLMQRLQQQRGVGYLFISHDLAVVRSVARRVAVMYLGRIVEEGPTEAVFGKPLHPYTEALLSATPVPNPRLARMRERIILSGDVPSPVSPPPGCPFHPRCPIAQEICHREFPPQEDAGRGQVAACHFAGEIRVSAPSGPR is encoded by the coding sequence ATGCTGGCTTCAACAGGGACAGGGCGCGTTGTGATCCTGGAAGCCCGTGATCTCACCAAGCGGTTCCCGTGGGGCCGGACATTCACCGGCACCCGCGCTTGGGTGCGTGCCGTGGAGGGTGTCTCTCTGAGCGTGGCCGAGGGTGATACTCTCGCGCTCGTCGGAGAGTCCGGATCGGGCAAGACCACGACGGGCCGCATCCTGGCCGGACTCGAGGCGCCGACCGCAGGCGAGGTGCGCTATCGCGGCCGGGCGCTGTCCGCGCTGACCGGTCAGGCCTGGCGCGAGTACCGTCGCGGTGTGCAGATGGTATTTCAGGACTCGCAGGCTTCGCTAAACCCGCGCAAGACCGTGGCGCAGATCTTGGAAGTGGCGCTGGCCGCGCATGGGGTGGCTGCGGGAGCGCGCCGAGACGCCGCGGCGCAGTTGCTGGTCGAGGTCGGCCTGGAGCCTCCGGCGGTGTTCCTCGGGCGGTTTCCACACCAGCTCTCGGGCGGCCAGCGCCAGAGGATCAATGTGGCCCGCTCGCTCGCCGCCGATCCTACAGTGATCATCGCCGATGAGCCGGTTTCCGCCCTCGATCTCTCGGTACGGGCACAGATCCTTGTACTGATGCAGCGGCTCCAACAGCAGCGGGGCGTTGGATACCTGTTCATCAGTCACGATCTGGCGGTGGTGCGCTCTGTGGCCCGGCGCGTCGCGGTGATGTACCTGGGGCGGATCGTTGAAGAAGGCCCGACCGAGGCGGTGTTCGGCAAGCCCTTGCACCCCTACACAGAGGCGCTGCTGTCGGCCACCCCCGTTCCTAACCCGCGGCTTGCGAGGATGCGGGAGCGCATCATCCTCTCGGGCGACGTGCCCTCTCCGGTCTCACCGCCGCCGGGCTGTCCCTTTCACCCTCGCTGCCCGATCGCGCAGGAGATCTGCCACCGCGAGTTCCCGCCTCAGGAGGACGCGGGGAGGGGGCAGGTGGCGGCATGTCACTTCGCGGGGGAGATAAGGGTAAGCGCGCCATCAGGGCCGCGATGA
- a CDS encoding DUF2283 domain-containing protein encodes MDAKLTLHYDRDADILHISKRPPYPEQESEELGEGVVARINPATGEVENLEILFFSVRLRQGDAFDLPVAADLRLVAGR; translated from the coding sequence ATGGACGCGAAGTTGACGCTCCATTATGACCGGGACGCCGACATCCTTCACATCAGCAAGCGGCCCCCCTACCCGGAACAGGAGTCTGAAGAGCTGGGCGAAGGAGTCGTCGCCCGAATCAACCCGGCGACCGGCGAGGTCGAGAACCTGGAGATCCTTTTCTTCTCAGTCCGACTCCGGCAAGGCGATGCCTTCGATCTTCCTGTGGCTGCGGACCTGAGGCTGGTAGCGGGACGCTAG
- a CDS encoding LLM class F420-dependent oxidoreductase codes for MRLGVVFPQTEIGTDPVVIRDFAQAAETLGFHHLVAYDHVLSASTANRPGWLGYDMDDPFHELFVLFGYLAGCTKRIELATGVIILPQRQTALVAKQAAEVDVLSGGRLRLGVGLGWNSVEYEALGEDFQNRGARITEQVKVLRALWTQEIVTFRGRWHTIVEAGLNPLPVQRPIPVWMGGAADAVLRRAARIADGWLFGGGLPNPYTRGPSRKPAELIERLRLHLHEAGRDPASFGIEARIAVGKDGPDEWHRLAEEWREMGATHLSVSTMGAGLGTPDDHIEAIRQFRDAVG; via the coding sequence ATGCGCCTCGGTGTGGTCTTTCCTCAAACCGAAATAGGCACAGACCCCGTCGTGATCCGCGACTTCGCGCAGGCCGCAGAGACGCTCGGCTTCCACCACCTTGTGGCCTACGATCACGTGCTGAGCGCGAGCACCGCGAACCGCCCTGGATGGCTGGGGTACGACATGGACGATCCGTTCCACGAACTGTTCGTCCTCTTCGGCTACCTGGCCGGCTGTACGAAGCGGATAGAACTCGCGACCGGGGTCATCATCCTGCCCCAGCGCCAGACCGCGCTCGTTGCAAAACAGGCGGCAGAGGTGGACGTGCTCTCCGGGGGCCGCCTGCGGCTTGGAGTGGGCCTTGGATGGAACTCCGTTGAGTACGAGGCGCTCGGAGAGGACTTCCAAAACCGTGGGGCCAGGATCACCGAGCAGGTCAAAGTGCTGCGCGCCCTATGGACGCAGGAGATCGTGACCTTCCGCGGACGGTGGCACACGATCGTCGAGGCAGGGCTCAATCCCCTCCCGGTGCAGCGGCCTATCCCCGTCTGGATGGGAGGCGCGGCGGACGCGGTACTCAGGCGCGCCGCGCGGATTGCAGACGGCTGGTTGTTCGGCGGCGGACTGCCGAACCCTTACACCCGCGGCCCTTCCAGAAAGCCGGCCGAACTCATCGAGCGCCTTCGCCTGCACCTCCACGAGGCAGGACGCGACCCTGCGTCGTTTGGCATCGAAGCGCGGATCGCCGTCGGCAAGGACGGCCCGGACGAGTGGCATCGGCTCGCCGAGGAGTGGCGGGAGATGGGCGCCACTCACCTCAGCGTCTCCACGATGGGCGCGGGGCTGGGGACGCCCGACGACCACATCGAGGCGATCCGGCAATTCAGGGATGCGGTCGGCTAG
- a CDS encoding fumarylacetoacetate hydrolase family protein: MSFLVRVFNGDTIEEAKVEDSVVTTQSGRRMAVADARFSTPTAPSKIICVGFNYRDHAKELGRELPREPLFFLKPPSALLAHGEIIVYPPETKQLEFECELAAVIGRRCRNVPVEDARSVILGYSIFNDVTARDIQKVETQWVRAKCFDTFAPYGPVVATHVDPSDLRLMTRVNGIVKQDSSTRHLAFDVYALAAMASRIMTLEPGDIIATGTPAGVGQLQPGDEVSIEIEGIGVLTNRVAAEE; the protein is encoded by the coding sequence ATGTCATTTCTAGTACGAGTGTTCAACGGAGATACCATCGAAGAGGCGAAGGTCGAAGACTCGGTGGTCACGACGCAGTCCGGCCGCCGGATGGCGGTTGCCGACGCCCGATTCTCCACGCCCACCGCGCCTAGCAAGATCATCTGCGTCGGGTTCAACTACCGTGACCACGCCAAGGAGTTGGGCCGGGAGCTGCCCAGGGAGCCGTTGTTCTTCCTGAAGCCGCCCAGCGCGCTGCTGGCGCACGGCGAGATCATCGTCTATCCACCTGAGACCAAGCAGCTCGAGTTCGAGTGCGAGCTGGCTGCGGTGATCGGCCGGCGCTGCCGCAACGTCCCGGTCGAGGACGCCCGGTCCGTCATCTTGGGCTACTCTATCTTCAACGACGTTACCGCCCGGGACATCCAGAAGGTGGAGACGCAGTGGGTTCGGGCCAAGTGCTTCGACACGTTTGCGCCATATGGGCCGGTGGTAGCCACGCACGTTGATCCTTCGGATCTGCGCCTGATGACGCGCGTCAACGGGATTGTGAAGCAGGACTCCTCGACCCGGCACCTGGCCTTTGACGTCTACGCGCTCGCGGCGATGGCGTCACGCATCATGACGCTCGAGCCCGGGGACATCATTGCTACCGGAACCCCGGCCGGGGTTGGACAGCTACAGCCCGGCGATGAGGTCTCGATAGAGATCGAGGGCATAGGGGTTCTGACAAACCGCGTCGCGGCCGAGGAGTAG
- a CDS encoding nucleoside phosphorylase, producing the protein MSDELPQRHLKVTTGAVARTVLIPGDPARAERIAAHLEGAREVIRNREYLGFTGTAGGVPISVCSTGIGGPSASIAVEELCNLGADTFIRVGSAGGRQPEIEVGNLAIVTAAHRDEGTALAYLPLGFPAVADLSVTQALIDAARSLGHRPFVGVATSRDAFYRKDPSLTELLTAQGHIVAAEQECATVFIVAQVRHARAGAVLAIDSNILREKLPPEEAAQRFRAAEAASIEVAIAAARRLSAG; encoded by the coding sequence ATGAGCGACGAACTTCCCCAGCGCCACCTGAAGGTCACCACCGGTGCCGTGGCACGCACGGTCCTCATCCCGGGGGATCCGGCCCGGGCCGAGCGCATCGCCGCGCACCTCGAAGGAGCCCGCGAGGTGATACGCAACCGCGAGTACCTGGGGTTCACCGGCACCGCGGGCGGCGTACCGATCTCGGTCTGTTCCACCGGCATCGGTGGGCCGTCCGCCTCGATCGCGGTCGAGGAGCTTTGCAATCTCGGCGCGGACACGTTCATACGGGTGGGTTCTGCTGGCGGTCGGCAGCCCGAGATCGAGGTCGGGAACCTTGCCATCGTCACCGCCGCCCACCGCGACGAAGGCACCGCGCTGGCCTACCTTCCGCTGGGATTCCCGGCGGTCGCCGATCTGTCCGTGACGCAGGCGCTGATTGACGCGGCCCGCAGCCTGGGCCACCGGCCGTTCGTGGGCGTGGCGACTTCGCGCGACGCGTTCTACCGCAAGGACCCCTCGCTCACCGAACTGCTAACGGCGCAGGGCCACATCGTCGCCGCCGAGCAGGAGTGCGCAACGGTTTTCATAGTGGCGCAGGTCCGCCACGCGCGGGCGGGCGCGGTGTTGGCGATCGACTCCAACATCCTGCGGGAGAAGCTGCCGCCGGAAGAGGCCGCGCAAAGATTCCGGGCGGCCGAGGCGGCCTCAATCGAGGTGGCGATCGCGGCGGCCAGGAGGTTATCCGCGGGCTGA